TTGACCCGCAGTTGGTGGGTGAATGGGAAGGGGAGTTTAAACCCATTGACGAACCCGCATGCACCGCGTATAAATGGCATATGACTCGAAAAAACGATGGCACGTACCAATTCCACGCCTACGATGCCACTCAGACCGTACTCAATGATGAAGGCCATTGGTGGGTGGATGCAGGGCACAGCCATTATTTTGAAAATGTCAACGGCCAAGTGGAAGAGCCGACCACCTATCGTTACATGCTTTCGCAAAACAACTTCAATGGCATAACGGTTGAAACTGAATACACTTTAACGCAACCATTGGCAGCAGGCGAATGTTCGCAAACCGCTCGCTTCAATGAAACCAAACTGATGAAGGAAGCCCCATGAACCCAAATTGGCAAGAGACATGGAAAGAAAATGTCGAAAAAACAGTGGAACAATTGACCAAAAACAGCCCCTTTGCGGACATGGGTCAAAATGCAAAAACTTTTTTCACCAGCGCCTTACAAAAACTGGACGTGGTCACCCGCGAAGAGTTTGATGTACAAGCCGCCATGCTCGCACGCACACGTGAAAAACTAGATGCCCTCGAAAAACAAGTGGCAGCATTGGAACAGGCCGCCAACAAATAAAAGATTCAATGTTCACCTCACACGATGGCGATTGCCTTTATTCGCCATTTTGGATGTGATCCACAATCAACGGGTGTTTTGATGCCTCATCGAACCCCGTCTTTCGTGCCACTCCGCATGATTCAAGTGGCAGCACATGGTTTTTGGCGTACACTGCTCGTATTATAAAAAACAACGCAGACTAAATCCACACACGACATCATGCAAAAAAGTCACAGCACAGACCACACCGATTATCGAAATACGCTTGACCGCATTTTTAACGACATCAGCCACCAACCTTTACAAGGGCATGCTGCAGATTACATCCCCGAGCTTGCCAAAGTCAATCCATCACAATTTGGCATCAGCCTGTGCCACTCCTCAGGTGAAGTCTACAATGTGGGGGATGCACAAACCAAGTTTTCGATTCAAAGCATTGTCAAAGTGTTTTCGTTGGCGTTGGCTTATCGACTCAAAGGCGAAGCCTTGTGGCAACGACTGGGGGTTGAGCCTTCAGGAGGGGCTTTTAATTCGTTGGCTTTGCTGGAGTTTGAACAGGGCATTCCACGCAATCCTTTCATCAACGCAGGTGCGCTGGTGATTGCCGACATATTGGTCAGCCACTGGGTCAACCCAAAATACACCCTGCTGGCCTTTGTTCGTCAATTGGCGAACACGCCCAGCATCGACTTCAACCTATCCGTGGCCGCTTCTGAGGCCATGCACGGACACCGCAATGCGGCATTGGTGCAATTGATGAAGTCTTTTGGCAACATCCACAACGATCCACGCGATGTGTTGGACATGTATTTTCACATCTGCTCGATTGAAATGACGTGCCAAGAGCTGGCGCAAGCTTTTTTGGTTTTTGCCCATGGCGGACAGCACCCCATCACGGGCGAAACGATGTTATCACTCAGTCAAACCAAACGCATGAACGCATTGATGCAAACCTGCGGGTTTTACGATGAATCGGGTGATTACTCATTCCGTGTCGGCCTACCAGGGAAAAGTGGCGTCGGCGGTGGCGTGGCGGCGGTTCACCCTGGGCATTACAGTGTCGCCGTTTGGAGCCCGCCTCTGAATGCCAAAGGCAACTCCGCGCGCGGCATTGCGGCACTCGAACAATTGACCACGCAAACAGGCGTGTCCATTTTTTAGGAAAACCAATGAACAACGACCTCAAACAACTTCTGACAGAACTCGAACATTTCGGCCAACAAAATGACCTCAATGCAGCACACCGCGATGAAAAAATGCTCAACATCACACATGACACAGGTGTTTTTTTGGCTCACTTGGTGCATGCCATGGGCGCCACGCGCATTTTAGAAATTGGCACTTCGAATGGCTACTCAACCCTTTGGCTCGCCCACGCAACCGCCCAATTGAATGGCCACGTCACCACCATTGAACGAGATGCCGCTAAGATTGAACAGGCCAAAATCAACTTTAACCGCGCACATTTAGCCGATCACATCATGCAAGTGGAAGCCGATGCAGGTCAACTGTTGCGGGATGTTCAGGCCTCAGCCTTCGACATCATTTTCCTCGATTCAGATCGCAGCGCCTACCTCGATTGGTGGCCACACCTTCGCCAAGCCATTCGGGTCGGTGGCGCCTTGGTCGTGGACAACGCCACATCCCATGCACCAGAAATGCAAACGTTCATGGACATGGTCAGCGCCGATGCCCAGTTTTCAAACAAGTTGGTCGACATCGGCAATGGTGAATTCATGGCCATACGCACAGCCTGAGCCCACACCGACCAGACCTTAAAAAATTTAAATGTAAGCGATCACTTTCTTTTTACAAACCATATAAATTGACTTCAACACAAGGAAAGTGAGCTTAACTGTCGCTCAATCGTTCCCGCGTGTCTTTGGCGAGAGTCCAGCAAAACGCAAAACGTTTGTTTCAGCGTTATACAAGTCAAAAACGTAAAATGTGATTCACGCCCACTGGATTCCCGCCAAACGCACACGAAAATGATGGTGTGAGGTATTTATTGAGCGAGCGGCTTGTGTTGAAATCAATGAATTGAAGCCCTTTGATCGACATTCAAATAGGCATTTAAAAATTTAAGCATTCAACACCAGCAACGACTCAACCACATCAATGTATTTTTGCATGGCATCTACCGATGCCATGCCCGCCAGCGCAACCCATGCATCGAACTTTGCACGCGCCACGAAAGCCGTTGCACCTGGTCGCTCACCCGTTGCATCGCCCTCGGTCGCTTGTTTGAATAAGGTGTATAAAGTGAGTAAATCGGCATTGCTCGGGCGGTTGCTTAAAGCTTTAACGGCAAGCTGTGCTTGGTTAAACTGTTCATTGAGGGTGCTCATAAAGTCTCCAATCAAATGAAAGCATCGTAACACAATACAAAAGCACATCACAAACAAAATGAACGATCGTTCTTTTTTCATGTATTTCACAATCAAACTTGCTTGCCTCATAAAATCGGTATAACCTGAGCATCCACATTCAATCTGAATATTGATGGTCTTTTTGAGGACATAGCCATGCGTTTATTGCTGATACACCAAAATTTCCCAGGACAATTTCGCCGCATGGCCCCCCTGTGGGCAAAATACCCCAATTGGGATGTCTTGGGATTGGGGCGCAAACGCTCTCAGGGCATGACCGATCTCAAATGGGTCGGCTATGACCTCCACAGGGAGCCAGATCCCAGCAAACAGCACCCTTATCTGGTCAGCATGGAAAGTGCCGTGCTGCACGGACAAGCCACCGCACGTGCGCTGTTGCAACTCAAACAAAAAGGCTATGCGCCCGATGTGATTTTGGCACATCCAGGTTGGGGGGAAACGTTATACGCCCGAGATGTGTTTCCCAATGCACGACTGGTTCACTTGTGCGAATGGTATTACGGCACGGCAAACTCCGACTTTGGCTTCGATCCAGAATTCCCGAGCAACTTTGATGCCCAAGCTCGGGTCAAAACATGGAATGCATTACACGCGCTGAATTTGGTCAACTGCGATGCGGGCATCAGCGCCACGCAATGGCAACGCTCACGCCACCCCAAAGAGCTGCAACATAAAATCCAAGTCATTCATGAAGGGGTCGACACCCATTATCTGAAACCCGATGCCCATGCTGAGCTAACTTTGCCCGACGGCACACGTCTGCGTGCTGGTGATCCAATTGTGACCTACGTCGCACGCAATTTAGAGCCCTATCGCGGCTTTCACATCTTCATGCGCTCACTGGCACAGTTGCAACGCGAACACCCAACATGCCACGTTGTCATTGTCGGCGGCGATGAGGTCAGCTATGGCTCGCCACCAAAAGATGCCGCCAATTGGCGGGAAAAAATGTTGGCCGAGGTGAAGTTGGACATGAGTCGTGTGCACATCCTCGGTAAACTGCCTTACGCAACCTACGCCAAAGTGCTACAAGTGTCTGCCGCCCACGTGTATTTGACCTACCCATTCGTGCTGTCATGGTCGATGCTCGAGGCCATGGCCAGTGGTTGCGTGATGATCGCCTCACGCACTGCACCCGTTGAAGAAGTCATCACCGATGGACTGCAAGGTGTTTTAACCGATTTTTTTGATTCAGAGCAACTGGTGAAACACATGATTCATGCGCTCAACCACCCAGAATTCTATCGAGACATGCGTGCCGCCGCACGTGCGAAGGTGCAAGCGGATTACACTTTAGATAAAGCGGAGAAAAGCTTTAAAGAATTGATTTTGGGCAACAGCGAGTCTGAGTCTTGATGGCAGCAAGACTGCCCGCAGGTGCGCCACATTTTTTAGAATGATTATGACTGAGATTTAAAAGCAAGCCCGCGCTTTCAGTTGAAGAGGGGTTTCTTGAAGTGCATTGCGAATGTGTCAATCGCCCGATGTTGTGTTTCTCGATTTTTTAGGGCTCATGGCGGATTTTGCACGGATTCACCACTCAAAACCTTTAAACTCAAACCATCACAAAGCGCACCTTACCCTGCGATGAGCGACAAAAGACACCCATCATTTGATGGGCTGGCATGCCATCAATGCCGAGCTTCATCCGAATCATCCATCAAACCATGCAACAGCATGTCATCAATTTCTTGATTGTCCGCCCATAAAATGGTCAACAACAAAGCTTTGAACGTATCGGGCTGGCTGATCGGGTGTGGCAACATCATGCAACGCTCAATGATGA
The window above is part of the Ephemeroptericola cinctiostellae genome. Proteins encoded here:
- a CDS encoding glutaminase, which gives rise to MQKSHSTDHTDYRNTLDRIFNDISHQPLQGHAADYIPELAKVNPSQFGISLCHSSGEVYNVGDAQTKFSIQSIVKVFSLALAYRLKGEALWQRLGVEPSGGAFNSLALLEFEQGIPRNPFINAGALVIADILVSHWVNPKYTLLAFVRQLANTPSIDFNLSVAASEAMHGHRNAALVQLMKSFGNIHNDPRDVLDMYFHICSIEMTCQELAQAFLVFAHGGQHPITGETMLSLSQTKRMNALMQTCGFYDESGDYSFRVGLPGKSGVGGGVAAVHPGHYSVAVWSPPLNAKGNSARGIAALEQLTTQTGVSIF
- a CDS encoding accessory factor UbiK family protein, which translates into the protein MNPNWQETWKENVEKTVEQLTKNSPFADMGQNAKTFFTSALQKLDVVTREEFDVQAAMLARTREKLDALEKQVAALEQAANK
- a CDS encoding acyl-CoA-binding protein, coding for MSTLNEQFNQAQLAVKALSNRPSNADLLTLYTLFKQATEGDATGERPGATAFVARAKFDAWVALAGMASVDAMQKYIDVVESLLVLNA
- a CDS encoding glycosyltransferase family 4 protein, with amino-acid sequence MRLLLIHQNFPGQFRRMAPLWAKYPNWDVLGLGRKRSQGMTDLKWVGYDLHREPDPSKQHPYLVSMESAVLHGQATARALLQLKQKGYAPDVILAHPGWGETLYARDVFPNARLVHLCEWYYGTANSDFGFDPEFPSNFDAQARVKTWNALHALNLVNCDAGISATQWQRSRHPKELQHKIQVIHEGVDTHYLKPDAHAELTLPDGTRLRAGDPIVTYVARNLEPYRGFHIFMRSLAQLQREHPTCHVVIVGGDEVSYGSPPKDAANWREKMLAEVKLDMSRVHILGKLPYATYAKVLQVSAAHVYLTYPFVLSWSMLEAMASGCVMIASRTAPVEEVITDGLQGVLTDFFDSEQLVKHMIHALNHPEFYRDMRAAARAKVQADYTLDKAEKSFKELILGNSESES
- a CDS encoding O-methyltransferase; amino-acid sequence: MNNDLKQLLTELEHFGQQNDLNAAHRDEKMLNITHDTGVFLAHLVHAMGATRILEIGTSNGYSTLWLAHATAQLNGHVTTIERDAAKIEQAKINFNRAHLADHIMQVEADAGQLLRDVQASAFDIIFLDSDRSAYLDWWPHLRQAIRVGGALVVDNATSHAPEMQTFMDMVSADAQFSNKLVDIGNGEFMAIRTA